The following proteins are co-located in the Triticum aestivum cultivar Chinese Spring chromosome 1A, IWGSC CS RefSeq v2.1, whole genome shotgun sequence genome:
- the LOC123049852 gene encoding NAC domain-containing protein 86, with amino-acid sequence MGTMTLPPGFRFHPTDDELVGYYLKRRVDNLKIELEVIPVIDLYKCEPWELPEKSFLPKRDLEWFFFVPRDRKYPNGSRTNRATTTGYWKATGKDRKVSCDGGAVCGVRKTLVFYKGRAPGGERTDWVMHEYRLCQDLLHGASNFIGAYALCRVIKRTEAGLLHGDAAAKARPGHRQMSKVGSSSSLVTTDQQLGSLTPSPPRLDIVGNAFQLHSSPSPLYGGGGEVVSGMGTPLGFPQQDAAATFFIDGDFAGAGETTQSHMPFFGDMGVVSDHELRWDTLPPCANSTFSTTAGAAELWNPAAPNAAAPMLCREASDDLAAFFSSLDENNMVVY; translated from the exons ATGGGCACCATGACCCTGCCGCCCGGCTTCAGGTTCCACCCCACCGACGACGAGCTCGtcggctactacctcaagcggagggTCGACAACCTCAAGATCGAGCTCGAGGTCATCCCCGTCATCGACCTCTACAAGTGCGAGCCATGGGAGTTGCCAG AGAAGTCGTTCCTGCCCAAGAGGGACCTGGAGTGGTTCTTCTTCGTGCCGCGGGACCGCAAGTACCCCAACGGGTCGCgcaccaaccgggccaccaccacGGGCTACTGGAAGGCCACCGGCAAGGACCGCAAGGTGTCGTGCGACGGCGGCGCCGTGTGCGGCGTCAGGAAGACGCTGGTGTTCTACAAGGGCCGGGCCCCCGGCGGCGAGCGCACCGACTGGGTGATGCACGAGTACCGCCTCTGCCAGGACCTCCTCCACGGCGCCTCCAACTTCATCGGCGCCTACGCGCTCTGCCGCGTCATCAAGCGCACCGAGGCCGGCCTCCTCCACGGCGACGCGGCCGCCAAGGCGAGGCCGGGCCACCGGCAGATGAGCAAGGTCGGGAGCAGCTCGTCGCTGGTCACCACGGACCAGCAGCTGGGCTCCCTCACGCCCAGCCCGCCGCGCCTCGACATCGTCGGCAACGCCTTCCAGCTCCACAGCTCCCCCTCTCCCCTGTacggaggaggaggggaggtggtgtCCGGCATGGGCACGCCTCTGGGGTTCCCGCAGCAGGACGCCGCCGCCACATTCTTCATCGACGGCGACTTCGCCGGCGCAGGCGAGACGACGCAGTCGCACATGCCCTTCTTCGGCGACATGGGCGTGGTCTCGGACCACGAGCTCAGATGGGACACCTTGCCGCCCTGCGCCAACAgcaccttctccaccaccgccg GCGCGGCGGAGCTGTGGAACCCGGCGGCACCGAACGCCGCCGCCCCGATGCTGTGCAGGGAGGCGAGCGACGACCTGGCGGCGTTTTTCTCGTCCTTGGACGAGAACAACATGGTGGTCTACTGA
- the LOC123049863 gene encoding serine/threonine-protein kinase BSK2 isoform X2, whose translation MGCFQSKPAGKPLPPDADAALPPDDPADPEAANGADGAGADGDDKDGAKRAVPVFREFGLAELRAATKGFSADLIVSESGEKAPNVVYRGRLDGGRLDGGRLIAVKRFSRLSWPDPQQFLAEAAGVGKVRHKRLVNLIGCCAEGDERLLVAEYMPNDTLSKHLFHWDKQPLPWEMRLRVAHYIAQALDHCNAENRKIYHDLNAYRVLFDEEGDPRLSSFGLMKNSRDGKSYSTNLAYTPPEFLRTGRVIAESVIYSYGTVLLDLLSGKHIPPSHALDLIRGKNILLLMDSSLEGQYANEDASKLVDLASKCLQFEARDRPNIKYLLSSVGPLQKQKEVASHVLMGITKTASVLPTILSPLGKACAGMDLTAVHDILLKTGYKDDEGAENEQVQEMLNTKKFGDIAFRDKDFKTAIDYYSKLVGMMSVPSATVFARRSFSYLMNGQSELALRDAMQAQVCMPEWPTAFYLQALALSKLGMETDAQDMLNDGATFEAKKQNSWRG comes from the exons ATGGGGTGCTTCCAGTCCAAGCCGGCGGGGAAGCCGCTGccgcccgacgccgacgccgccctcCCGCCCGACGACCCCGCAGATCCCG AGGCGGCGAACGGGGCGGACGGGGCGGGCGCGGACGGCGACGACAAGGACGGAGCGAAGCGGGCGGTGCCGGTCTTCAGGGAGTTCGGGCTCGCCGAGCTGCGGGCCGCCACCAAGGGCTTCAGCGCCGACCTCATCGTCTCCGAGAGCGGCGAGAAGGCGCCCAACGTCGTCTACCGGGGCCGCCTCGACGGCGGCCGCCTCGACGGCGGCCGCCTCATCGCCGTCAAGCGCTTCTCCCGCCTCTCCTGGCCCGACCCGCAGCAGTTCCTT GCGGAAGCGGCCGGCGTGGGGAAGGTGCGGCACAAGCGCCTCGTCAACCTCATTGGCTGCTGCGCCGAGGGTGACGAGAGGCTGCTCGTCGCGGAGTACATGCCCAACGACACATTGTCCAAGCACCTCTTCCACT GGGATAAGCAGCCGTTGCCATGGGAAATGCGGTTGAGGGTTGCACATTACATTGCACAAGCTCTCGATCATTGCAATGCAGAGAACAGGAAAATCTATCATGACTTGAATGCCTACAGAGTACTTTTTGATGAG GAAGGTGATCCTCGCTTGTCAAGTTTTGGACTAATGAAGAACAGCCGCGACGGAAAAAGTTATAGCACTAACCTGGCTTACACTCCGCCAGAGTTCCTACGAACGG GCAGAGTCATCGCTGAGAGTGTGATATATAGCTACGGAACAGTTCTGTTGGATCTTTTGAGTGGGAAACACATTCCTCCTAGTCAT GCACTTGATTTGATAAGGGGAAAGAACATACTGCTATTGATGGATTCCTCCTTAGAAGGGCAATATGCTAATGAAGATGCTTCAAAATTAGTCGATCTTGCATCAAAATGCTTGCAGTTTGAAGCTAGGGACAGACCCAATATAAAGTATTTATTGTCCTCTGTTGGGCCTCTTCAGAAGCAAAAGGAG GTGGCATCGCATGTGTTGATGGGCATTACAAAAACCGCGTCGGTCTTACCAACTATTCTTTCTCCACTTGGAAAGGCATGTGCCGGAATGGACCTTACAGCAGTACATGATATATTGCTCAAAACAGGTTACAAAGACGATGAAGGTGCAGAAAATGAG CAAGTGCAAGAGATGCTGAACACAAAGAAGTTTGGTGATATTGCATTTCGAGACAAGGATTTCAAGACTGCAATTGACTACTATTCAAAG CTAGTTGGAATGATGTCAGTACCTTCAGCTACAGTTTTCGCCAGGCGGAGTTTTTCCTACCTGATGAACGGTCAGTCGGAGCTTGCGCTACGCGACGCAATGCAGGCCCAGGTCTGCATGCCCGAATGGCCTACTGCATTCTACCTCCAAGCCCTAGCTCTCTCAAAGCTTGGAATGGAAACCGATGCACAGGACATGCTCAACGACGGAGCCACCTTTGAGGCCAAGAAGCAAAACAGCTGGCGTGGTTAG
- the LOC123049863 gene encoding serine/threonine-protein kinase BSK2 isoform X1 has product MGCFQSKPAGKPLPPDADAALPPDDPADPEAANGADGAGADGDDKDGAKRAVPVFREFGLAELRAATKGFSADLIVSESGEKAPNVVYRGRLDGGRLDGGRLIAVKRFSRLSWPDPQQFLAEAAGVGKVRHKRLVNLIGCCAEGDERLLVAEYMPNDTLSKHLFHWDKQPLPWEMRLRVAHYIAQALDHCNAENRKIYHDLNAYRVLFDEEGDPRLSSFGLMKNSRDGKSYSTNLAYTPPEFLRTGRVIAESVIYSYGTVLLDLLSGKHIPPSHALDLIRGKNILLLMDSSLEGQYANEDASKLVDLASKCLQFEARDRPNIKYLLSSVGPLQKQKEVASHVLMGITKTASVLPTILSPLGKACAGMDLTAVHDILLKTGYKDDEGAENELSFQEWTQQVQEMLNTKKFGDIAFRDKDFKTAIDYYSKLVGMMSVPSATVFARRSFSYLMNGQSELALRDAMQAQVCMPEWPTAFYLQALALSKLGMETDAQDMLNDGATFEAKKQNSWRG; this is encoded by the exons ATGGGGTGCTTCCAGTCCAAGCCGGCGGGGAAGCCGCTGccgcccgacgccgacgccgccctcCCGCCCGACGACCCCGCAGATCCCG AGGCGGCGAACGGGGCGGACGGGGCGGGCGCGGACGGCGACGACAAGGACGGAGCGAAGCGGGCGGTGCCGGTCTTCAGGGAGTTCGGGCTCGCCGAGCTGCGGGCCGCCACCAAGGGCTTCAGCGCCGACCTCATCGTCTCCGAGAGCGGCGAGAAGGCGCCCAACGTCGTCTACCGGGGCCGCCTCGACGGCGGCCGCCTCGACGGCGGCCGCCTCATCGCCGTCAAGCGCTTCTCCCGCCTCTCCTGGCCCGACCCGCAGCAGTTCCTT GCGGAAGCGGCCGGCGTGGGGAAGGTGCGGCACAAGCGCCTCGTCAACCTCATTGGCTGCTGCGCCGAGGGTGACGAGAGGCTGCTCGTCGCGGAGTACATGCCCAACGACACATTGTCCAAGCACCTCTTCCACT GGGATAAGCAGCCGTTGCCATGGGAAATGCGGTTGAGGGTTGCACATTACATTGCACAAGCTCTCGATCATTGCAATGCAGAGAACAGGAAAATCTATCATGACTTGAATGCCTACAGAGTACTTTTTGATGAG GAAGGTGATCCTCGCTTGTCAAGTTTTGGACTAATGAAGAACAGCCGCGACGGAAAAAGTTATAGCACTAACCTGGCTTACACTCCGCCAGAGTTCCTACGAACGG GCAGAGTCATCGCTGAGAGTGTGATATATAGCTACGGAACAGTTCTGTTGGATCTTTTGAGTGGGAAACACATTCCTCCTAGTCAT GCACTTGATTTGATAAGGGGAAAGAACATACTGCTATTGATGGATTCCTCCTTAGAAGGGCAATATGCTAATGAAGATGCTTCAAAATTAGTCGATCTTGCATCAAAATGCTTGCAGTTTGAAGCTAGGGACAGACCCAATATAAAGTATTTATTGTCCTCTGTTGGGCCTCTTCAGAAGCAAAAGGAG GTGGCATCGCATGTGTTGATGGGCATTACAAAAACCGCGTCGGTCTTACCAACTATTCTTTCTCCACTTGGAAAGGCATGTGCCGGAATGGACCTTACAGCAGTACATGATATATTGCTCAAAACAGGTTACAAAGACGATGAAGGTGCAGAAAATGAG TTGTCCTTTCAAGAATGGACTCAGCAAGTGCAAGAGATGCTGAACACAAAGAAGTTTGGTGATATTGCATTTCGAGACAAGGATTTCAAGACTGCAATTGACTACTATTCAAAG CTAGTTGGAATGATGTCAGTACCTTCAGCTACAGTTTTCGCCAGGCGGAGTTTTTCCTACCTGATGAACGGTCAGTCGGAGCTTGCGCTACGCGACGCAATGCAGGCCCAGGTCTGCATGCCCGAATGGCCTACTGCATTCTACCTCCAAGCCCTAGCTCTCTCAAAGCTTGGAATGGAAACCGATGCACAGGACATGCTCAACGACGGAGCCACCTTTGAGGCCAAGAAGCAAAACAGCTGGCGTGGTTAG